In the genome of Blastopirellula marina, one region contains:
- a CDS encoding ABC transporter permease, producing the protein MIRFLGKRLMWMIITMWVVFTVSFFLMWTVSPEGALLSERQLPEAIKRNLEEYYDLDKPLGVRYVKTMTNYAQLDPGPSMKLIDKSVLDILKEGLPISISLGLLGLCFAMLIGFSTGIVSALRRQSLIDVTFRMIATLGIAIPNFVLAGFAIIILVFGLNLFPAAGWGRPIDLVLPSLCLAAPFAAYISRLTRTGMLEVLGQDYIRTAYAKGLMPATVVMKHAFRGAILPVVSYLGPATAGILTGSLVLERIFFIPGLGSHFIEAVQQKDHPVSLAVVMIYTFLLFSMNTLVDLSYGLIDPRVKLDK; encoded by the coding sequence ATGATCCGCTTTCTAGGTAAGCGGCTAATGTGGATGATCATCACAATGTGGGTCGTCTTCACGGTCAGCTTTTTTTTAATGTGGACCGTTTCGCCAGAAGGGGCGTTGCTCAGCGAACGCCAACTGCCCGAAGCGATTAAGCGGAACCTCGAAGAGTACTACGATCTTGATAAGCCGCTTGGCGTCCGCTATGTCAAGACAATGACGAATTATGCTCAGCTCGATCCCGGACCGAGCATGAAGCTGATCGATAAGTCGGTGCTCGATATTCTGAAAGAAGGTTTACCGATTTCGATTTCGCTAGGGCTCTTGGGCCTTTGCTTTGCAATGTTGATCGGCTTTTCGACCGGTATTGTCTCAGCATTGCGGCGTCAGTCCTTGATCGACGTGACGTTCCGCATGATCGCAACGTTGGGGATCGCGATTCCAAATTTTGTATTGGCAGGCTTCGCCATCATTATTCTCGTGTTCGGCTTGAACTTGTTTCCAGCCGCAGGATGGGGACGCCCGATCGACTTGGTGTTGCCTTCGTTGTGTTTGGCCGCTCCATTCGCTGCCTACATCTCGCGACTTACGCGGACTGGCATGCTGGAAGTACTCGGGCAAGATTACATTCGAACCGCTTATGCGAAAGGATTGATGCCGGCCACGGTGGTGATGAAGCACGCGTTCCGTGGAGCGATCTTGCCGGTGGTCTCGTACTTGGGGCCGGCTACGGCAGGCATTCTGACGGGATCGCTCGTTTTAGAACGAATCTTCTTTATCCCTGGGTTGGGAAGTCACTTCATCGAAGCCGTGCAGCAGAAAGATCACCCAGTGAGTCTGGCAGTGGTGATGATCTATACGTTTCTGTTGTTCTCGATGAACACGCTTGTTGATCTTTCCTACGGACTGATTGATCCTCGGGTCAAATTGGATAAGTAA
- a CDS encoding ABC transporter permease, whose amino-acid sequence MDSLDKNDPYAAALPPIDKYREMYYEAKSIRGISLWQDAWRRLRRDWVSMTALSFLVLLALAAIFTPLIPLQSPIHQDLANRFALPPEFHSTTTEVDETTGDKTTVPVTLGLAGITGEEFDRKVDQLWAEPTSFDLLLLNTRLVVFGDWCLPSLCGTDLLGRDLLSRLFYGARISLIVGLVATLVSLIIGVSYGAIAGYAGGWVDDFMMRIVDIMYSVPFIFLVLFLITILSEDDVKTWLEARGISRIVILYIVIGAVYWLTMARVVRGQIISLKNEQFVDAARTIGASGLRIVFLHLVPNVMSIVIVYLTLTIPAVMLFEAFLSFLGLGVEAPAVSWGVLAEEGQRVITPVKIYWWLVVFPALALASTLYSLNFLGDGLRDALDPRMKNR is encoded by the coding sequence TTGGATTCCTTAGATAAGAACGATCCCTATGCTGCGGCATTGCCGCCCATCGACAAGTATCGGGAAATGTACTACGAAGCAAAAAGCATTCGTGGTATTTCGTTATGGCAAGATGCGTGGCGCCGATTGCGACGCGACTGGGTCTCGATGACCGCGCTCAGCTTTCTCGTGTTGCTGGCTCTCGCGGCGATCTTCACGCCGCTGATTCCCTTGCAATCACCGATCCACCAAGATCTCGCCAATCGCTTTGCTTTGCCGCCAGAGTTTCATTCGACCACAACGGAAGTCGACGAGACGACCGGTGATAAAACGACGGTTCCGGTGACGCTTGGTCTAGCAGGCATAACAGGTGAAGAATTCGATCGAAAGGTCGATCAGCTTTGGGCCGAGCCAACCTCGTTCGACCTCCTGCTCCTAAACACGCGCTTGGTAGTTTTTGGCGATTGGTGTTTGCCCAGCCTCTGTGGTACTGACCTTTTGGGACGCGATCTCCTTTCACGTTTGTTCTACGGAGCACGGATCTCTTTGATCGTCGGACTGGTAGCCACACTGGTCTCGTTAATTATCGGGGTGAGTTACGGTGCGATTGCCGGCTATGCCGGCGGTTGGGTCGACGACTTCATGATGCGAATCGTCGATATCATGTATTCGGTACCGTTCATCTTTCTGGTGCTATTCCTCATCACGATCCTCAGTGAAGATGATGTAAAAACATGGCTGGAAGCCCGTGGAATCAGCCGGATCGTGATTCTGTATATCGTTATCGGTGCCGTCTACTGGCTGACCATGGCACGCGTGGTTCGCGGACAAATCATCAGTTTGAAGAACGAGCAATTCGTGGATGCGGCACGTACGATTGGGGCGAGCGGTTTACGGATTGTCTTCCTGCACTTGGTGCCCAATGTGATGAGTATCGTGATCGTTTATCTGACGCTTACCATTCCAGCGGTGATGCTGTTCGAGGCGTTTCTGTCGTTCCTCGGGCTTGGCGTTGAGGCACCTGCGGTCAGCTGGGGGGTGCTCGCTGAAGAAGGGCAACGCGTTATTACTCCTGTGAAGATTTACTGGTGGCTGGTTGTGTTCCCTGCACTGGCCTTGGCATCGACGCTCTACTCCTTGAACTTTCTCGGTGACGGTTTGCGAGATGCCCTCGACCCGCGCATGAAGAACCGATGA